A single Anopheles funestus chromosome 2RL, idAnoFuneDA-416_04, whole genome shotgun sequence DNA region contains:
- the LOC125774898 gene encoding ataxin-8-like encodes MHFSQQQHHHQHHQQQHHRQQQSNLTNSHRHQHQQYHSHLHLSHHHNTQQGIHHQQQQQQQQQQQHNMRHYNNSHLQQHQLHQQQQQQQQQLLLQQQYQQHQQQHPTQLAPPITHHNSYHQHSHLLHRQQNQSQQQPPHPYTMEALLN; translated from the coding sequence agcaacagcaccaccGCCAGCAACAATCCAATTTGACGAATTCGCATAGACATCAGCATCAGCAATACCATTCCCATCTTCATCTATCTCATCACCACAACACGCAGCAAGGTattcatcatcaacagcagcagcagcaacagcaacagcaacaacataaCATGCGACACTACAATAACTCACACTTACAGCAACATCAGTtacaccagcaacagcagcagcaacaacaacagttgcTGCTCCAGCAACAAtaccagcagcaccagcagcaacatccTACGCAACTGGCGCCACCGATAACACACCACAACAGCTATCATCAACACAGTCACCTGCTACATCGACAACAGAACCAATCTCAGCAACAACCACCACATCCCTACACCATGGAAGCACTGCTCAATTAA